The following coding sequences lie in one Maylandia zebra isolate NMK-2024a linkage group LG14, Mzebra_GT3a, whole genome shotgun sequence genomic window:
- the hspa13 gene encoding heat shock 70 kDa protein 13: protein MAGEISMIGSVILALFLAGYLGQQYLPPPKPKVIGLDLGTTFCSVGVFHPGSGEVEVIADEEGRKSIPSAVSFTTTAVLAGHEAVDLADINPQNTIYDAKRFIGKIFEPEVLEKESARYPFKVINNKGSAEFVISTNHTFTVTPEFIGSRLLLKLRKMAERQLGVVVQQAVISVPAEFDERQRDYTARAANLAGLAVLRVINEPTAAAMAYGLHKVDVFNVLVVDLGGGTLDVSLLSKQGGMFLTRAMAGNNNLGGQDFSQRLLQYTTERVRQEFGVPPTLKEDIHHLRQAVEAAKLNLTLQPSVTIRVPLHLRTLDSLDSSTPPPVLFQAVITRTLFEELNEDLFQKILAPVETVLAEGHLDKEEVDEIVLVGGSTRIPRIRRLISEYFGKEPNTSVDPDLAVVTGVAIQAGIMSGSWPLQVSAIEIPNKNLRKTNFS, encoded by the exons ATGGCCGGAGAAATCTCCATGATTG GTTCGGTGATTCTGGCCCTGTTCTTGGCTGGCTACCTGGGTCAGCAGTACCTGCCTCCCCCAAAACCCAAGGTGATCGGTTTGGACTTGGGCACCACCTTCTGCTCCGTGGGGGTCTTCCACCCGGGCAGCGGGGAGGTGGAGGTGATAGCGGATGAAGAGGGGAGGAAGAGCATCCCTAGCGCGGTCTCTTTCACCACCACCGCGGTGCTGGCCGGACACGAAGCCGTGGACCTAGCTGACATCAACCCCCAAAACACCATCTACGATGCCAAAAGGTTCATCGGGAAGATTTTTGAGCCAGAGGTCCTAGAGAAGGAGAGCGCTAGGTACCCTTTCAAG GTGATAAACAACAAGGGCAGTGCAGAGTTTGTGATCTCCACCAACCACACCTTCACCGTTACCCCAGAGTTCATCGGCTCCAggctgctgctgaagctgaggAAGATGGCTGAGCGACAGCTGGGTGTGGTGGTGCAGCAGGCCGTCATCTCAGTGCCTGCAGAGTTTGATGAGAGGCAGAGGGACTACACAGCGAGGGCTGCTAACCTTGCTG GCTTGGCAGTCTTACGTGTGATCAACGAGCCCACGGCTGCAGCAATGGCCTACGGCCTGCACAAGGTGGACGTGTTTAACgtgctggtggtggacttgggAGGAGGGACTTTGGATGTGTCTTTACTCAGCAAACAGGGAGGCATGTTCCTCACTAGGGCAATGGCAG GCAATAATAATTTGGGAGGTCAGGACTTCAGCCAGAGGTTGCTCCAGTACACAACAGAGCGAGTCCGGCAGGAGTTTGGAGTCCCACCCACCCTCAAGGAGGACATCCACCATCTCCGGCAGGCTGTAGAAGCTGCCAAGCTCAACCTGACCCTCCAACCTAGCGTAACCATCCGGGTGCCCCTGCACCTTCGCACTCTCGACAGCTTAGACAGCTCCACTCCGCCTCCAGTTCTCTTCCAGGCCGTAATCACTCGCACGCTTTTCGAGGAGCTCAATGAGGACCTCTTCCAGAAGATTCTGGCACCTGTGGAGACCGTGTTAGCTGAGGGTCACTTGGACAAGGAGGAGGTGGATGAGATCGTTTTGGTTGGAGGCTCCACCAGGATCCCACGAATTAGGAGGCTAATTAGTGAGTACTTTGGAAAGGAGCCCAACACATCAGTGGACCCTGACCTGGCTGTGGTCACTGGCGTGGCCATACAGGCCGGCATCATGAGCGGCTCCTGGCCTTTACAAGTCAGTGCCATAGAAATACCCAACAAAAATCTGCGCAAGACGAACTTCAGCTAA
- the gdpd5b gene encoding glycerophosphodiester phosphodiesterase domain-containing protein 5 isoform X1: MVKHQPLQVYERQLCLSCITGIYGCRWKRYQRSHDDTTKWELLWSLILLLTFCLLLVWFYFWWEAHNDYSEFNWFLYNRSGEWSDGTVPILATTAAGFTYIAFLIVLALCHVALGQQLNLHWLHKIGVTAALLTTIIGVISVNQTWAQEWDVIPISLQATGPFLHIGALAAVTALSWIVAGQVTRAEKMMFQVVVVLLYVSVLLALYVVPLHITSPCIMDPATLKPRPAVIGHQGAPMLAPENTIWSFQRALQMNVTGLEADVAISMDGVPFLMRDFTLRRTTDVEKVFPDRQMDEASLFNWTDLQQLNAGRWFLKDDPFWTVNTLLQREKERIANQTVCSLEQLLELASYHNSTVVFRLRRPPPKHPCYDSWINDTLQAVQQSGVPQSLVMWTPDDNRAQVRQLAPDLIQTSVVKRSPQVLEQSGISSLLLRYNQVSREEIRNFSEAHINLTLYTVNEPWLYSVLWCSGVSSVSSEAPHVLLKVPYPIWLMRPNVYCLAWVSADLISFAVVIGIFIFQKYRMSGMRSYNPEQIMLNAAVRRSSGDINVMKEKLIFSEVRNGVGSAEELYGDSYDYYANQGISQ; encoded by the exons ATGGTGAAACACCAACCCCTCCAAGTCTATGAGCGCCAGCTTTGTTTGTCATGCATCACTGGGATCTATGGTTGCAGATGGAAACGCTATCAACGCTCCCATGATGACACCACCAAG tggGAGCTTCTGTGGTCCCTGATCCTCCTCCTTACCTTCTGTCTCCTGCTTGTCTGGTTCTACTTCTGGTGGGAGGCACATAATGACTACAGCGAGTTCAACTG GTTCCTGTACAACCGCTCTGGGGAGTGGAGTGATGGCACTGTTCCCATCCTAGCCACCACCGCTGCTGGCTTCACCTATATTGCTTTTCTAATT GTTTTAGCACTTTGCCACGTTGCACTTGGGCAGCAGTTAAATTTGCACTGGCTTCATAAG ATAGGAGTTACTGCTGCTTTGCTCACCACCATCATTGGGGTCATATCTGTCAATCAAACATGGGCGCAAGAGTGGGATGTCATCCCCATCTCCCTGCAG GCTACAGGCCCGTTCCTGCACATCGGGGCTCTCGCCGCAGTCACGGCACTATCTTGGATTGTGGCTGGACAGGTCACCCGTGCAGAAAAAATGA TGTTCCAGGTGGTGGTGGTTTTGCTGTATGTCAGTGTGTTACTAGCACTCTACGTGGTGCCCCTACATATCACCTCTCCCTGCATCATGGACCCAGCCACCCTCAAACCACGCCCTGCTGTTATTGGCCATCAAGGAGCCCCTATG cTTGCTCCAGAGAACACAATTTGGTCCTTCCAGCGAGCGCTGCAGATGAATGTCACTGGGTTGGAGGCTGACGTGGCTATCAG CATGGATGGTGTTCCTTTCCTGATGCGTGACTTTACCCTGCGAAGGACCACAGACGTAGAGAAGGTTTTTCCAGATAGACAGATGGACGAAGCCTCACTTTTCAATTGGACGGATCTGCAGCAGCTCAACGCTGGACGTTGGTTCCTCAAG GATGACCCCTTCTGGACCGTGAACACGCTGCTTCAACGTGAGAAGGAACGGATCGCCAACCAGACTGTGTGCAGCCTGGAGCAGCTTCTAGAACTAGCCTCATATCACAACAGCACGGTGGTTTTCAGGCTGCGTAGACCTCCTCCCAAGCACCCCTGCTACGACAGCTGGATCAACGATACACTACAAGCTGTGCAGCAATCTGGGGTTCCTCAAAGCCTG GTGATGTGGACGCCTGATGACAATAGAGCCCAGGTGAGACAGCTAGCACCTGATCTGATCCAGACCTCAGTGGTGAAACGGAGCCCTCAAGTTCTGGAGCAGTCCGGCATCAGCAGCCTGCTGCTCAGATACAACCAAGTCAGTAGAGAGGAAATCAG GAACTTTTCCGAGGCCCACATCAATCTCACCCTCTACACAGTCAACGAGCCCTGGCTGTACTCGGTGCTCTGGTGCAGCGGGGTGTCATCAGTCTCCTCGGAGGCCCCGCATGTCCTCCTAAAGGTGCCTTACCCCATCTGGTTAATG agACCAAATGTGTACTGCCTGGCGTGGGTGTCTGCAGACCTCATCTCCTTCGCTGTAGTCATAGGCATATTCATTTTCCAAAA GTATCGGATGAGCGGTATGCGCAGCTACAACCCTGAACAGATCATGCTGAATGCTGCGGTCAGGAGGTCCAGTGGAGACATCAACGTCATGAAGGAGAAACTTATTTTCTCTG AGGTGAGGAACGGAGTTGGCAGTGCCGAGGAGCTCTATGGAGACAGCTACGACTACTACGCCAATCAGGGCATCAGCCAGTGA
- the samsn1a gene encoding SAM domain-containing protein SAMSN-1a isoform X2, with amino-acid sequence MLQRAASNVSDKARSKPKRSTSFGKFEGLRHHSSQAKPKENGTAMVTEECESSDPNNSAGLRKKMKEISLTMRRKMGKKHAKSLSEETGDDTDKEPDAETESSPPAEKNSTQTSNSLESLYSGQSSSSGVTSESNGSGQRDSLRLEEDGSYHGQFCGRARVHTDFVPSPYDTDSLKLKVGDIINIISKPPMGIWTGMLNNKVGNFKFIYVDVLVEKEEEEETPKIRQQKLCKRPRPKTLLELLERLNLEEYASALMLNGYETVESLMHLQEKHLIELNVKDPEHRQKLLTAAEYHYTEGDDVRDAEELKSSHSLQEEDSDCPRDSGCFIPSECSDSKEDTEPVTDAVES; translated from the exons ATGTTACAGAGGGCTGCATCTAATGTGTCAGACAAAGCAAGGAGCAAACCAAAG CGCTCCACAAGCTTTGGCAAATTTGAAGGTCTCAGACATCACTCATCACAGGCCAAACCGAAGGAAAATGGAACCGCTATG GTCACAGAAGAATGTGAAAGTTCAGACCCAAACAACTCAGCTGGACTCCGGAAGAAGATGAAGGAGATTTCACTGACCATGCGCAGAAAAATGGGCAAAAAACATGCCAAGTCTTTATCCGAGGAGACA gGCGATGACACAGACAAAGAGCCAGATGCAGAGACAGAAAGCAGCCCTCCAGCTGAGAaaaactccacacagacaagcaactCCTTGGAGAGTCTTTACAGTGGCCAGAGCTCCTCCA GTGGTGTGACCAGTGAGTCCAATGGCTCTGGTCAGAGAGACAGTCTGAGGCTGGAGGAGGACGGCTCGTATCACGGACAGTTCTGTGGCCGAGCTCGAGTCCACACGGATTTTGTTCCCAGTCCATATGACACGGACTCCCTCAAACTCAAG gttggtgacatcatcaacatcatcAGTAAGCCTCCAATGGGCATTTGGACAGGCATGCTCAACAACAAAGTGGGCAACTTCAAGTTCATCTATGTCGACGTTTTGgtggagaaagaagaagaagaggagactCCCAAAATCAGACAGCAGAAGCTGTGCAAAAGACCTCGACCTAAAACACTGCTGGAGTTACTGGAACGCTTGAATCTGGAG GAATATGCTTCTGCACTGATGCTAAATGGCTATGAAACAGTGGAGTCCCTGATGCACCTGCAGGAGAAACATCTTATAGAGCTGAACGTCAAAGACCCAGAGCACAGACAGAAGCTACTCACTGCTGCTGAATACCACTACACAGAAG GTGATGATGTCAGGGATGCGGAGGAGCTCAAATCTTCCCACAGTCTGCAGGAGGAAGACAGCGACTGTCCCAGAGACTCGGGCTGCTTCATCCCGTCAGAGTGTTCAGACAGCAAGGAGGACACAGAGCCCGTCACAGACGCCGTGGAGTCCTAA
- the gdpd5b gene encoding glycerophosphodiester phosphodiesterase domain-containing protein 5 isoform X2, with protein MVKHQPLQVYERQLCLSCITGIYGCRWKRYQRSHDDTTKWELLWSLILLLTFCLLLVWFYFWWEAHNDYSEFNWFLYNRSGEWSDGTVPILATTAAGFTYIAFLIVLALCHVALGQQLNLHWLHKIGVTAALLTTIIGVISVNQTWAQEWDVIPISLQATGPFLHIGALAAVTALSWIVAGQVTRAEKMMFQVVVVLLYVSVLLALYVVPLHITSPCIMDPATLKPRPAVIGHQGAPMLAPENTIWSFQRALQMNVTGLEADVAISMDGVPFLMRDFTLRRTTDVEKVFPDRQMDEASLFNWTDLQQLNAGRWFLKDDPFWTVNTLLQREKERIANQTVCSLEQLLELASYHNSTVVFRLRRPPPKHPCYDSWINDTLQAVQQSGVPQSLVMWTPDDNRAQVRQLAPDLIQTSVVKRSPQVLEQSGISSLLLRYNQVSREEIRNFSEAHINLTLYTVNEPWLYSVLWCSGVSSVSSEAPHVLLKVPYPIWLMRPNVYCLAWVSADLISFAVVIGIFIFQNYHMIR; from the exons ATGGTGAAACACCAACCCCTCCAAGTCTATGAGCGCCAGCTTTGTTTGTCATGCATCACTGGGATCTATGGTTGCAGATGGAAACGCTATCAACGCTCCCATGATGACACCACCAAG tggGAGCTTCTGTGGTCCCTGATCCTCCTCCTTACCTTCTGTCTCCTGCTTGTCTGGTTCTACTTCTGGTGGGAGGCACATAATGACTACAGCGAGTTCAACTG GTTCCTGTACAACCGCTCTGGGGAGTGGAGTGATGGCACTGTTCCCATCCTAGCCACCACCGCTGCTGGCTTCACCTATATTGCTTTTCTAATT GTTTTAGCACTTTGCCACGTTGCACTTGGGCAGCAGTTAAATTTGCACTGGCTTCATAAG ATAGGAGTTACTGCTGCTTTGCTCACCACCATCATTGGGGTCATATCTGTCAATCAAACATGGGCGCAAGAGTGGGATGTCATCCCCATCTCCCTGCAG GCTACAGGCCCGTTCCTGCACATCGGGGCTCTCGCCGCAGTCACGGCACTATCTTGGATTGTGGCTGGACAGGTCACCCGTGCAGAAAAAATGA TGTTCCAGGTGGTGGTGGTTTTGCTGTATGTCAGTGTGTTACTAGCACTCTACGTGGTGCCCCTACATATCACCTCTCCCTGCATCATGGACCCAGCCACCCTCAAACCACGCCCTGCTGTTATTGGCCATCAAGGAGCCCCTATG cTTGCTCCAGAGAACACAATTTGGTCCTTCCAGCGAGCGCTGCAGATGAATGTCACTGGGTTGGAGGCTGACGTGGCTATCAG CATGGATGGTGTTCCTTTCCTGATGCGTGACTTTACCCTGCGAAGGACCACAGACGTAGAGAAGGTTTTTCCAGATAGACAGATGGACGAAGCCTCACTTTTCAATTGGACGGATCTGCAGCAGCTCAACGCTGGACGTTGGTTCCTCAAG GATGACCCCTTCTGGACCGTGAACACGCTGCTTCAACGTGAGAAGGAACGGATCGCCAACCAGACTGTGTGCAGCCTGGAGCAGCTTCTAGAACTAGCCTCATATCACAACAGCACGGTGGTTTTCAGGCTGCGTAGACCTCCTCCCAAGCACCCCTGCTACGACAGCTGGATCAACGATACACTACAAGCTGTGCAGCAATCTGGGGTTCCTCAAAGCCTG GTGATGTGGACGCCTGATGACAATAGAGCCCAGGTGAGACAGCTAGCACCTGATCTGATCCAGACCTCAGTGGTGAAACGGAGCCCTCAAGTTCTGGAGCAGTCCGGCATCAGCAGCCTGCTGCTCAGATACAACCAAGTCAGTAGAGAGGAAATCAG GAACTTTTCCGAGGCCCACATCAATCTCACCCTCTACACAGTCAACGAGCCCTGGCTGTACTCGGTGCTCTGGTGCAGCGGGGTGTCATCAGTCTCCTCGGAGGCCCCGCATGTCCTCCTAAAGGTGCCTTACCCCATCTGGTTAATG agACCAAATGTGTACTGCCTGGCGTGGGTGTCTGCAGACCTCATCTCCTTCGCTGTAGTCATAGGCATATTCATTTTCCAAAA CTATCACATGATCAGGTAA